TGCCATCCCTATATTGCAAAGCAACAGCACAACCATCTATTTTCGGTTCAATTAATAATCTGGTATCTGCTAATAAACCTTTCAAAAATTCATCTATTGAATCCTTTTCTATTGAAGGTAAAACTAGTTTATTTTTCTTTTTAAAGTAATCACAATTAGGGTTTGTTCTTAATAAATTTTTTTCAAGTTGGTCGAACTGCTTATCAGAGATTAAAGCATTACCATTTCTATAATTATCGTCATACCATTCAATTCGTTCTTCTAAATAAGTTTTCATTTAATACGATGGCTTAAGTTTTTACTAGGTATCCAACTTGGTTTATCTATGATCCATTTTTCTCTATCTTCATATTTAACAGTCCATAAAAGAAATGAAGAAATTTCTTTAAGAGTTATGCCAACCAAATATCTTGTTTTTGGACTTCTTGATATAAATCCAAATAATAAAATTAATAAAATAAGTTTAAACATGCCTTTAATCATTTAAAAACTCAGCGTAATTTTTGCGAACTTTTTAATTAATGCAATTCTTATAACCTTCAATCTTTGCTAATTCATCTACGTTCAAACCTGTTTCCTCTAGTAAAGTTTCTCCTATATCGTCCTTATTAAATTTAGTTAAAGCTCCTTTAGTAGAGTATTTAATACATAGGTTTTTGTATTTTGCTTCTTTGACAACAGGAGATAAATAAAAACCAAACAAGATGATAAAAGCTCCATAGGTTACAACTTTTCTATGGTTTTTCCACCATTCATAAAATTTATTGGACACGAAAAATAAATAATTAATCTCTATTTTAAATTGATTGTCAACAAATAACTTTAGTAATTGAAGGATTGCTTAATTTATTGTTTTTTCATTAATAGATTTAACCCAAGAATAATATCTTGATTTTCTAATCCTTTGCTCTTTCGAGACTAATCTATCCGCAGATTCTAGGGGTGATTCTCCTTTCTCAACTCTTGTTGTAATGGATATGCCAAAACCTTTTGCTTCAATTTTTGCAATGCCACCCTCTAAAAAAAATAAAAAAGACCAACCTTTATTCCATCCTAAATAAAAGGGATTTCGATACATTGCGTTCTTCCGAATATACTCTTTAATGTTATTTTTCTTTTCAAGGTGTTACTTGTATACATTATTACCAAATAAAAAGTTTACGGCAGATTATTTCCGGGAAGTAATTATCGTATTTAAATAATTTTTTGGATGAGTACTTGACTTCCTTGAGTAGTACATTTATATTGATAGTACAATTGTATTATATTAATGACATCAGGAGTAGCTAATGTTTGGACTAATTTTTATAGTGGCAGCCTTATTGACACCCCAACTGGCTGGCTGTTTAAGAAAAAAAGTGGTTTATTAATTCTTTTTGAGAGTTATAAGAAATCTCTATCAAATAATGTAAAAGTTTATACTCACCTTTTCTATGCAAATGAATTAGGTGAACCAGCCCAACTTAAAAATTCAAGACTACATTCTATTGAGTGTGCTTGCGAAACATGGGATGAATTAGTTTCAGGAGGTTGGCAAATTGTTACTAGTAAATTCCACTAATCATGTTTAAGGTAAGTCCTTCAAAATGGGAATATCTAAAAGAATCTATTCTAAAACGAAAACGTACAAAGATTTGTATTACTTGCAATCACTTTCGCTACAGCACTACAGAAACTTTTGCTACTGTCTTGATATGTCCAAGATACGAAAAACGTATACCACAGGGTGATCATTTACTTAAAGGTTGTGAATATTGGCAAAAAAATATGACTATATTTTTTCCTGAAGGATCTTAATCATTATCCAATTAACCTTTTCTAGGTACAGATATTTAATTATGTAAACAAAGCATTATTTTATACAACCTAAAAAAATCTTTTTAAGTAATTTGAGGATTATGATTCAATTTTACTTTTCAATATTTCTATTAGTTGTGCTTACATTTTTTGCACTTTTATTAGATGCACCAGAATTGGCTACTTTAATTCAAACATTTTAGAAACCAATAAATCAGCATTTTTACTGATTTACTTTCTTTATAAGTAAGACTTAAGTTTAACTTGTTGAATAGGAGGGATCTAATGATTGACAGTCCACCAGAGGAGTTAGATTATAAAATTTAAATCTAGATAAAACTAATGCTAAATCTGGAATGAATTTTCTTTTTGAGATTCATTCCTTTTTAATTTCTTTCTAAAAAAATGTGAAATTATAAATATTAAATTTTTTAAATAAAAAATCTGTTCATATTAAAATGATTTGATGTCAAAGAAACTTGTAGAAAGTGATTAACTTTACCTGAATCCAAAACCAGTTTTTTGTTCCTCTTTTTCTGCCCATTCATTCATAATTAGTTTTAGTAAACTTTTAACTTCTAAATTCGAAGCATCAGTATCTTTTTGAAGATTTATACAAATGTTTTTAATTTCCTCATAAGCATTATCAATTAAGATTGTTTTTTGATCTGGATTAGCCATAGAGTTTTAAAATGCTCCATTACAGTTGAACCCGCTGCAGTTAATAAACCTAAAAATATTCATTACAAAGTTGTGGAATCTTTCATCATAAAAAAATGCCCAGGTTGTAAATATAGCAAAGCAAGATATAGCAAAAGCAGCATATTGAAGCCAATGTATTCCATAGCTGTCTAATCCATTTTTATCAAAGTCAGAATTACTCAATTGCTTTTTTTTCTTATAATAAAAATTTTTTTTTAAAAAGGAGAGTTTGTTTTGAACGAGAGATCTATTTTCTTTAAGACTTTAATGTATTTATATTTTAAATAAAACCAGGTATTATCCAGCCAAAAAAACCGTAGTTTATTATCAAAGATAAAAAACCAATCATAGCAAATCTCCCATTTGTTATTTCAGCATTTTTCCAAAATTTACCCATGTAGTTTTTTATTTTTTTCGAATTTTTATCAATCAAATAATTTGGTTCCAATGGTTCCTGCAACCTTTTGATGGCGTATAAAGAGAATTGAATAGTGATTGCGATGATAACAACTATAAAACTAGTAAGAGCATCCATTTTTATATCTCATTTGTGTTCAATTAGTAAGCCAAAGAGTAAATGACATTTGTATGTATCAAACATTTCCTTATTTCTGTTTTGTTGACAGAGGAAACCTTAACTTGAATTATTAATAAATGTAACATATTTAAAAAAATTAGTATGAATTCTTACTTTTTCTTTGGATTTAACACTTTTGAAGACTAAAGTGTTACATTTATGTGTGAGGTGTATCCTATGACTTTTCTTAATTGAATTACAGAAAGTTCAAAATTTGTCGCCTAAACAGATAATTTATGAAATTTTTACTAAGAATATAAATTTAGTATAAATTATCTAAAATAAATTTTGTAACTAGAAATTATTACTTTTGTTTGATTTCAGGAAGGTAAAATTTATTCCCCAATGTATATCCAATTGACATAAGTACGAACCCAATAAGTTGAGGTAAATGAGAATTTGCTAAAGAGATTTTTTCAATCATTTCTCAATATATAAAATATAATAATAATAAAAATTTGTTAATACTGTAAGTCTATTTTCTTTTTGATTCTTTAATTTCCCCAGATTTTTTTAGTGAATTAACAAGCCTTTCATTTTCTGTTTTTAAATTTTCTAATGCAGATTTTGTGAATTGTTCTTTAGCCTCAAATTTTGCTGAACTTATAACTTTTTTATTAGGGAGTTTTTTCTTCGGTTCTGGCTTCATATTAAAAAGCATTTTAAAAATTTTAGAAGTTATTTTTTTTGTATTAGGTATTATTTTTTACAGTTTTCTGGTTAATAATATTTGTTTACATAGATAAATTAATCTTTATCTTTTTCGAGCCTTAACCATCCAGAAGTCCATTCGGATTTTAGTTTTGTCCATAGGATCCTTTTAATATCTTTTTTATTTTTGGTAGGAAAAATATCAACCCATCTATCTTCATTTTTACCACCATAAGCTTTAATTTGAAAATGCCTATTGCCATTAATAGTTTTTGGTGCTGTCCAACACAGAGTAGGAGGCCATTTCATGAGAAATTTAAAAGTTGAAAAAACTAAAGGTTGCTTTGCCCAGTCAAAACTAAACCATAATAAGCAATCGTACCAAGGATAAGTACGATACCTAGTATTCTAATAATCATGCTTTAATATTTTTAAATTCAAATCATATTAAAGAAGTTTTATAAATTTGAGTTGAAGATTTAATATTTTCTAATTTTTCCTTTTTTTATTTCTAACTATGGAGTGGCAAGATTCAGGATGCCATTCATTCTGAATTTTGCCACTAAAATCATAAATAAATGAATCGGGACATCCAGTTTCTTTTTGAAGTTCTGAAAGTTCTTCTTTAATGAATTCATATACGCTTGTTATTACCCCTAAATTTTCTTCTTGGGAGGGAGCCCATTTTTTATTCTCCATTAATATTTTTTAAATTATTTTCCACAATATCGTAATAGGTTATGTCTCCATAATCAGCATCTGAACAACATAAATCTCCATAAAGTTCCTCTAACAAATCGTACGCCTCTGAATAGTTATCAAAACTTTGAGAGGTTAATTCGTCATCTTTCCCATCAATTCTAATTATTTTGTAAGTCATATTTTACTTAGATGCGAAAATTATTCTTTTGATTCATTAGATCACCTTATAAATAAAAATCTTATTTAGGAGTATTGCTTGGGTAAAGCTTCTGAATTTTATTTTTCTGAATTTCTATTTTTCGTTGTTCATATTTTTTTGCCATTATTTTTCTGATAAATAATTGTGGGATAAGCCAGACTAATGCAATAGCTATAGCCATGAAAGCAGGATTTCTCCAGGTTAATCTAATAATCTCTTGTATAAATTCTTGATTGAAAATTTCCATACATTAAATTTAGATGATAAAATTATCTATGCTGTCTTTATGAATTTTTTTATATATCACAAATTATTATAACCTTAATAAATCTTATAAGGAATTTTATAAATTTTTTCTTTTTCTAGTTTGTTTTTTTTATATTTGGATTTAGATTAACTTTTTATTTTAAAGATGCCGACTTATTTAATTACAGGATCAAATAGGGGTATTGGATTAGAATTATGTAGGCAAATTCATAAAAGGGGAGATAATGTAATTGCATCGTGCAGGAAAGCTTCAAAAGAACTTAGAGATTTAGGAGTGAGAGTTGAAGAGAATGTAGAAATTTCTTCTGATGAGTCCATAACAAATTTGTGTAAAAAATTATCTGGAGTTAATTTAGATTGCTTAATTCATAATGCAGGAATTTATGAATTTAATTCCTTCGAAAACTTAGATAAGAAAAGTATTTTGCGTCAATTTGAAGTCAATGCATTGAGCCCAATATGTATGACTCAAGCACTTAGACATCTTTTAAAAAGATCTTCTAAAGTTGCTTTTATCACAAGTAGAATGGGGTCTATTGAAGATAATACATCAGGAAGTTCTTATGGTTACAGGATGTCTAAGGTAGCCTTGTCTATGGCAGCAAAATCACTTTCCATAGATTTATCAAGAGAAGATATTTATGTAGCTATTTTGCATCCTGGGTTAGTAAGTACAAGAATGACTGGATTTACAAGAAATGGAATTAGTCCTGAAGAATCAGCAAATGGCCTTTTAAAACGTATTGATTCTTTAAATAAAAATAACTCGGGGATGTTTTGGCATGCCAACGGAGAAATTTTGCCCTGGTAATATCTTTATCTTTGTATTGATGAGATTTTTATCTTAGATTTGTTAAAAAACTTTTAAATTTTTAACGTATTTCTTTCCTTGTTTAATTCTTTTAGTTATCTTTAAAAAAACATTAGTAAAGGAGGTGATTCATTGTCGTATCTACCGAAAAATGCGGTTATCAAAGGGACCGTGAATTCAGTATCTTCATCACATTCATCGGTCTCTTTTTCTTTAATTAAGAAAAAAGGTTTCATCATTAATAGATTTATATAAATCAATCACTTAATAATCAAAAGCTCTGCATCTCAAGTAGTTGCAGAGCTTTTTTTTATGAATTTAAATAGTCTTTCAAAATTTACTCTATCTTTTTTGGCCAAAGTAAATTAAGGCTAAAAAAGATAAAGTGCTTACCAAAGCGATTAAGTACCACCCAGTTGAGGAGTTGCTAGTTATTTCTGTCATTTAGTTTGATTTATCGGAGGAATTGATTATTTGAGTGAAAATCACAATTGATATCATTAAAAAAACTAAAAGTATATAAGTTACGTTCATTTACAGAAAAATGCTAATTATTAAAAAGATTATTCCTAGAACTACCATAACAATTGCTCCATCAACTAATAAGTCTTTCCATGTATAGCTTTTAAGCATTCTTTTTTTATCTTCTTCACTCATAAGGTTTTTTAACCACGTCCAATCTAAAAGCTGAGTCAATGCAACACCAAAAATTAAATGACCAATCAAAATACCAATCAGATCAATCCTAGAAATATCTTTAGTAAGACTCGTAATAAAAAAATCCACTAGCTTTTGTCTTTATTGGATAAGGCACCACCTTCTTCTTTGTATTTTTCCCAAGCTTCGCTTAATTTTGCTTTAGAGAAATTTTGTTTCCCTTCAGAGAATTTATTTTTGAAATTATTAAAACTATTAGTCAGCTCCTTTTTTGTGGGTTCATCAAGAAAGTTTGATGTTAATTTCCATAAGTACCAGCTACTAGCTATAAGAAGAATTAATCCCAGTAATTGCATATTGGTTTTTTACCATGCTACAACTTTTTTAATGGTTTCGATAAATTTATTTATTTAATACCCGCAGAATTTTTTTGACATAATAAAAAATTAAAACTTTAACCAGTGGAAAAATATTCTATCCAGCAACCATATAGTTAAACCTCCTTCCAGGAAAGCCAACCAGTACATCCCATAATCAGAAAATCCCATTTGTTCTTTTACTGTTTTAATTAATTTTTTGTGAGCTTGAATGAGATCTTTCATGAACAATCAAATTTTTTAAAGCTGCTGATTTTCTTTTATTAAGAATCCCTTGCCATAACAAGATAAACAGGTTTTAGTTTCATCTAATGAAATTCTTAGAAAACCTGCTCCATTACATCTAAAGCAATTTACTTTAGATGTTGAGTAAAGTTTTGACTTGATTTTAGCAGCACGGTTTAAATAAGAAACAGTTTCTTTACGACCGTTTGCTTTAACAGCTTTATTTAAAAGCTTTTTATAATTGACTCTTAGTTCTTGGGTATTCATCTTTTGATAGAAACAAGGGTTCGAATACAGGGAAAATTATTGTTTATATAATTAAAAAAAAAACTAGGAATTTTCCGTTTATATTTCTGTTCTGATCTCTTATTGAGATTTGATTAATATAACTAGGATTTGCTTTATATGTTTAGTATCTGGAGTATTAACTTATATATTTAATAGAAATTTTATATTTGAAAATTAAAAATATTTTGTTTGATCATTAGAGAAATCAATTTTTGTCCTAGAAAAGAATTTCTGAAAATTTATTTTTGAAAAAAAATATTTTAAGCTCTATTGAATATCATCCAGCCTTTTTGAGGTTCTTTACTAAAAAATCATTTTCATTAGTAAGAACTTTGAGCTTAGATTTTTCCAACACTTTTTTGATTTCGGGATTCAAATCCTTTTTTGTCACATTTAGATCCATAAGATTTATTCTGAAAATTAGTTAAAAGACAGTTGAGATCATAGTGATCCCAAAAAAAAAATGTGGATAGTTTTTTCTTAAAATAAGATAATATTTTATTTTGCACATAGAAATTCAAATTTAATCAACATATTGTGGAAAACCCTGTTGAAAAACGCTTAAAAAGTGGATAACTCTTCGGGAGCATTATCAAAACAAGCTTTTTTGGGAAAATTTTAAGTATTAATACTTCATCAAAAAAAAATTAATTGTAGATTAAAAAGTATCATAATCTCTTGTTATAACTGTGGGATCACTACTTTTTAAAAAAAGATAAAAAATCTATTCCAAGACCACATGTTGATAAAGAATTTTAAAAAAAATTTTTCATGATGTATCAATTTGAAAATTAAAGTGAAGAAAAATCAATCTAAACTTGAAATTTTTAATTTTTGTCTTAGGAGGTAAAAAATATTTAATTCGGTTTTCTCTATGAAAATATTTCTCAAAACTAAAATTAATCAAATAAATTTGGTTAAGTTAAAAATTTAAAATGTCAGAAGAAAAAAAGGATTCAAAAAAGTGTTCTGGAAAGAAAAACATAATGTTTGCTTATGGTTTTATACAACTTGGTTCTAGTTTCGTATCTGCAATTGCTTTAGCTGCAATCGCTTTTGGATTCTGTTCAGTAAAAAAAGAATCTAAGCTTTTCAATAAATGTGTTGCTGAAATTATTGAAGATGGCGGTACTAATTCAGAGGCGGTAAGGTACTGCAATGGAGGCAATTAAAAGTCTCTCGCAGAAAAATTAAATGGATTCGACAAGTGATTTGATTATTGACTCTTTGAAAGAGGAGCCAATTGGTGAGACTAATTATTTTATTTGGTTCATAACAGATATTGGTATTGTTGCTCTATTTAAAAAAAATGAGAACTTTGAAACTTACAGTTCGAATGTCGAAATTGAGGCAAATAAAATTGCTTTGGATATAACTAAAGAAGAAAAAGAGTACCTCAAAATAAAAGAGAGACAGCTTTTCTTGTTTTATTCATAATCTAGGATTTTATTCTTGATTTAGTAAGATGG
This region of Prochlorococcus sp. MIT 0604 genomic DNA includes:
- a CDS encoding DUF1651 domain-containing protein, whose translation is MTSGVANVWTNFYSGSLIDTPTGWLFKKKSGLLILFESYKKSLSNNVKVYTHLFYANELGEPAQLKNSRLHSIECACETWDELVSGGWQIVTSKFH
- a CDS encoding chlorophyll a/b-binding protein, with product MDALTSFIVVIIAITIQFSLYAIKRLQEPLEPNYLIDKNSKKIKNYMGKFWKNAEITNGRFAMIGFLSLIINYGFFGWIIPGFI
- a CDS encoding TIGR02450 family Trp-rich protein, coding for MKWPPTLCWTAPKTINGNRHFQIKAYGGKNEDRWVDIFPTKNKKDIKRILWTKLKSEWTSGWLRLEKDKD
- a CDS encoding SDR family oxidoreductase, with the translated sequence MPTYLITGSNRGIGLELCRQIHKRGDNVIASCRKASKELRDLGVRVEENVEISSDESITNLCKKLSGVNLDCLIHNAGIYEFNSFENLDKKSILRQFEVNALSPICMTQALRHLLKRSSKVAFITSRMGSIEDNTSGSSYGYRMSKVALSMAAKSLSIDLSREDIYVAILHPGLVSTRMTGFTRNGISPEESANGLLKRIDSLNKNNSGMFWHANGEILPW